The following is a genomic window from Brevibacterium limosum.
GGCATGCTTGGTAGACTCTGGGTGAGCGCGGGAGGAACTCCCGAACACTTTCACAAAGGAGCAGTACACGCATGGCACGTGTCGTCGTTGAGGTGATGCCCAAACCCGAGATCCTTGACCCCCAGGGCAAGGCGATCTCCGGCGGACTGACCCGCCTGGGCTTCACCGGGTTCGGTGGGGTTCGTCAGGGCAAGAGATTCGAACTCGAGGTCGAAGGCGAAGCCACCGAGGAAGTCCTCGCACAGGCGCGCGAAGCCGCGGAGAAGCTTCTGTCGAATCCCGTGATCGAAAACGTTGTGGCAGTGCGTGTGGCCGAGGATGCCTCGTGACCGCTGTCGCTGCTGATCCCACCGCCGAGGCGGCTGCCGAGTCCGCGGTCTCCGTCGGAGTCGTCACGTTCCCCGGAACACTTGATGACCGTGACGCCGCCCGCGCCGTGCGCCTGGCCGGAGCGAACCCGGTGAACCTGTGGCATGCGGATTCGACCCTGTCCGGCGTCGACGCCGTCATCCTGCCCGGCGGTTTCTCCTATGGCGACTACCTGCGCTGCGGTGCGATCGCCGGTTTCGCTCCGATCATGGAGTCCGTCGTCGCCGCGGCGAATGCCGGTATGCCGGTGCTCGGCATCTGCAATGGCTTCCAGATCCTCTGCGAATCCCGGCTGCTGCCCGGTGCGCTCATCCGCAACGATCACCAGCACTTCATCTGCCGCGACCAGGACCTGGTCGTGGAGAACGCGGACACCGCGTGGACGAGCGACTATGAGCAGGGGCAGACCATCCGCATTCCGCTGAAGAACGGTGAGGGCGGGTTCGTCGCCACCGACGAGGTGCTCGACGAGCTCGAGTCCACCGGACGTGTGGTCTTCCGCTACCAGGGCTTCAATCCGAACGGTTCTCTGCGCGACATCGCCGGGATCACGAACGAAGCAGGCAACGTCGTCGGCCTCATGCCGCACCCCGAACACGCCGTCGAGGCCGGTTTCGGTCCCGAATCCGGCAGCGGAATCGACGGTCAGGGGGTCTTCTCCTCGGCCGTGCGCACGCTCGTCGCCAAGGGCTGAATATGCATCGGGCCCCGAGCTTCGGTTCCGAACCGAGCTCGGGGCCCGAACTTTACTCCTCGGCCCAGTCGAGTCCGACAGCTGTCTCGAGAGTGCTGTTCGTCGCGTGCAGCGGGACTGCCCAGGTCTTGTCTCCGACGATGCCGTCGGAGTCGACCCCGCCCCAGTTCTGAAAGCCCTCCACGGATTCTCTGGTGCCGGTCCCGAAGTCTCCGTCGGCTTCGCCTGGCGACGGCCAGTCGCCACTGTCCGCTCCGGCGATGAGGGCCTCCTGCAGATCGCGGACGACCTCGCCTTTCGACCCCGTCTGCAGCAGGGGCATCGGTCCGCCGTTCGGCAGGGCCTCCCAGGTTTCGTCTCCGACGATTCCGTCGACCGTCGGTCCGGCACCCTCCTGGAATCGCTTCACCCCCGCTTCGGTGTCGGGACCGAAATCACCGTCGACGTCGACGCTGAGATCGGGGGTTCTCCGCAGGGCTCGCTGAGCCCGCAGGACTGTGGCGCCTGTGTCGCCGCGTCTGATTGTGGGCTGTCCGGGATTGACCATGATTCTGCTCCTTCTTCATTGCTGTCATGGAAGCTTCCTTGCCGCCATGACGACCAAGCTAGGTCCGGCGGTCCTGCACCATCAAGGTTCCGACGAGACTCACTGGAGGTGCACGCGAACTGGTTCGGCAATGCGCGAGCACAACACAGATCGGCCCCGGTTCTTCGACTCGAAGTCGAGGATCCGGGGCCGACCCTTTCCGCCAGGACCGCCTCTCGCCGTCGGGCCGGGTGGCGTCACCAACCCGACGGGTCACCGGTCACTGTCAGTCCTTGTTCTTCCGGCGGGCCAAGCCGATGGCCGCTGCACCGCCGAGGATGAGCAGAGCGCCTGCACCCAGCCCGGTGAGTTCGGCACCGGTGCGCGGCATCGATGAGCCCCCTCCGGAGCCGCCGGCTTCACCGGACTCCCCTTCGCCCCCGCCGCCGGATCCGCCGCCGGTGACGACGAACTCGCCTGATCTGCTGACATCCATGCAGTCGGCAAAGACCTGATAGCTGCCGACGTAGTATGCCGGATCGTCACCGAGGCCATAGACCTGGATTCCGGCTGCGCCGTCCTCATCAGCCGTTGCGGTCTGCTCGTAGAGCTTCTCGCTCTTGTCCCCGGAGTACACCTCGAAATGGACCTCGGCGTCCGCTGCGCAGTCGGTGATTGTCATCTGCACGCCCTTGTCCCTGTCGATGAAATCGACTCCGGAGATTCGTTCGGGGTCGATCGAGAGCTTCGGGTCGACGACGCTGCCGTCATCGGTGACAGTGAACGTGGTCTCTGCGCTCTTGTCGCCGCAGGAAGCCAGGACGATGAAGTCTCCGACCCACCCTTGGCCGCCGTCGCCGTCGGGGACGAACCGGGCGGATCCGGCTGCGTCTTCACCGGCTTCCTGGGTCTCGTCCCAGATCACGGTGTCGGGGTCTTTTGCGGAGCTCACTTGGAACTTCACGTCGGAGTCGACATGGCAGTTGACGAGAGTGATGTTGACGCCGTTCTCGAGGAAATCAGCCAACTTCTGGCTCTGTGGAGTCACGCTGAGATCCGCATCGGATCCGTCGTCGTTCTCAGTGACCGAGTATGTCGACTCGGCGCTCTCGTCACCGCACTTCGCGCTGACCACGAAGCCACCGATCCATCCATCGCCTCCGGTGCCGGGCATGAAGGACGTGGAGACCGAACCGTCGTCGCCGGCGGTCTTGGTCTCTTCCCAGATGTTCGTGTCGTCGCCCTTGCGGACGATGGTGACGGTCACCTCTTCGCCCGCCTCGCAGCTGCTCACGGTGATGTCGACGCCGTTGTCGAGGTACGAATCGATGCCCTGGCTCTGCGGATCGACGCTGACGGCTGCATCCGAGTCGTCGTGGTTTTCGGTGATCTCCACGCTGCCGGTGAACGTCTTCGACTCCTGACCGTCGCGGGCGACAGTCACAGTGACGTCGACGACATCGCCGACCTTGAGCTCGGTGTTGCCGCGGAGCTCTCCGTTGAACGTTCCGTCGCTGTCGACGGTGACGGAGCCATTCTCGCCGGGATCGGCGGTGACGGTGTCTCCTGCCTCGAGGCCGGTGATCGTGTAGGGGATGGCTTCCGCCGCCTCGTCGACCGGCATCGTCGGCTGGTCGAGGGAGAACGAGGCGTCGATCGGGCGCGACTCCTCGGTCGGCTCGGCTGAGCCTTCGTCCGGATCGGCGGCGTTCTCGTCGCCTCCCGGATCAGCGGAGTCCTCGCCGTCACCGGGTTCGGTTGGTGTTCCGTCGTCGCCGGGATCTGCGGCGTCCTCGCCGGGGCCCGTGGGTGGGTTCTCTGTTCCCGGGGTGTCGGCGCCCGCGTTGCCTGCGTCTCCTGCGGCCCGGATGTCTGTCGATTCAGGGGGTGAACTGTCGTCTGCCTGCGCGACCGCCGGGCTCACTCCACCGATGGAGAGAGCCAAAGCGAATGTTGCCGCCATTGCCAACCGTTTCATGATGGTCCTTCCAGAGTTCTGGCCGGTTGCCGTTTTCAGTTGTGGCAAGGACCATACACAGGCAATTGAACGCGCACGACTTTAGTTCATTTAGGTCATGACAGAAGTGATAGAGCGGTTTTGCCGAATATTTATCACTTCGCAACATCGTTCGCCCATCCCGATTCCGGCAACCCAGTCCATTCAGCCGGAGGCTGCGCTCTGACCAGCACAGCAGCCTCGAATCAGCCAGCCGATCCGCACGGCCCGTTGTTCAGGACAGGGTCACGTTTGGGTCGACTTCGGCATTCTGGGCACGAAAAACGTTATGCCGGTTTCTCGCCCGCTGCCTGATTTCCGCGGTGGATGAGTCGCAGGGTCCCCGAGCTCGAGCTCGGGGACCCTGCGACTCTGGTGAAGGTTCAGGCCTGTTGCGGGGGAGCTTCCGCTGCCCGCACCTCGGCGCCTCCACCGTCGTCATTCATCCCGTCCGCACCGTCACCGTCGGAGGTCGCCGCCTCGTCGGCCGGTCCACCGGTTTCGGTCTCGGCGAGGACTTCGGCGGTGAACTGCTCCTCGGCATCCTCCCCACGGAACTGCGACATGTACAGCCTGTAGTAGGCGCCTTCGGCGGCGAGCAGCTCATCGTGATTGCCGTGTTCGACGATCGCTCCGTCCTCCATCACGAGGATGGTGTGGGCGTCGCGGATCGTCGACAGTCGGTGAGCGATGACGAACGACGTCCGATCGGTCCGCAGGGCCGCCATCGCCTGCTGCACGAGCACCTCGGTGCGGGTGTCGACCGAGGAGGTCGCCTCATCGAGGATGAGCAGCGACGGGTCGGCGAGGAAGGCTCGGGCGATGGTGATCAGCTGCCGCTCGCCGGCCGAGACGCTGCCGCCGTCGGAATCGATGACGGTGTCATAGCCGTCGGGCAGCTGCCGCACGAACCTGTCGACCGTCGTCGCCTTGGCGGCCGCGATGACTTCCTCATCGGTGGCGCCCAGCCGACCATAGCGGATGTTGTCGGCGATCGTGCCCTCGAACAGCCAGGCGTCCTGAAGCACCATGCCCACATGGGAACGCAGGTCGGCGCGGCTGAGGTCGCGGGTGTCGATGCCGTCGAGGAAGATAGTCCCTCCCGTGATCTCGTAGAAGCGCATCACGAGGTTGACCAAGGTGGTCTTGCCGGCACCCGTCGGGCCGACGATCGCCACCGTATGGCCCGGTTCCGCGGTGAAGGACACCTTTTCGATGAGAGACATCTCCGGAGCGTAGCGGAAGCTCACTTCGGAGAACTCGACCTTACCGGGAGTGCGCGGCGGCAGCTCCCGCTGCACCTCGTCAGGGTCCTCCTCCTCGGCGTCGAGCAGCTCGAAGGTCCGCTCCGCCGAGGCGACACCGGACTGAAGCATGTTCGCGACGCCGGCCATCTCGGAGATCGGCTGTGAGAACTCGCGTGAGTACTGGATGAACGCGGTCGCATCGCCGAGCGTCATCTGTCCCGTCGCAACCTTGAGTCCGCCGGCGACGGCGATGAGGACATAGCTGAGGTAGGACACGAACTGCATCGAGGGCATGATCATGCCGGAGACGAACTGTGCTCCCGCCGAAGCCTTGTACAGCGATTCGTTGCGCCGGTCGAACTCCTCGAGCATGACCTCGTCACGGCCGAAGGCGCGGACGATGTCGAGGCCGGAGAACGATTCTTCGACGTGCCCGTTGACCTCCCCGGTGTGCTTCCACTGTGCTTTGAACAGCTTCTGCGACCGGGTGCCGATGACACCGGCGATGATCGCCGACAGCGGCAGGGCGATGAGAGCCAGCAGTGCGAGCTGCCAGGACACGATGAACATCATCACGCCGATGCCGATGATCGTCAGCGCCGACTGCACGAGCTGCGAGAACGCCTGCTGCAGGGCCTGCTGGATGTTGTCGACGTCGTTGGTCACTCGCGACATCACGTCGCCGCGCTGACGGGTGTCGAAATAGCGCAGCGGCAGCCGGTTGATCTTGCGTTCGATGTCCTCACGCAGTCGGTAGACCACGCGCATGACCAGGGCGTTGAGGATATAGCCCTGTGCCCACATGAGCATCGAGGCAACGAGGTACATGAGCAGGACGACGATGATGATCTGCCCGAGTGCAGTGAAGTCGATCCCCTGTCCGGGGACCACATCGGCGGTGGCGAGCATATCGGCGAAGTCGTCTCGCCCTTCGGCGCGGGCGCCGGCGATGATGTCATCGATGTTAGCACCCTCGGGCAGCTGAGCGCCGATGATGCCGGAGTAGACGACGTCCATCGCTTTGCCGAGCACCTTGGGCGCGATGACGGTGAGGACGACGGAGCCGACGACGAGGGCGACGACGTAGATCATGCCCTTCTTCTCGCTGGCCATGAGTCCGAACAGCCGTTTGACCGAGGGCCAGAAGTGCTTGGCCTTGCGCGGAGGTGTGCCTCCGCTCATCTCGAGCTCTTCACCGCTGGGGATGTATTCGTCTTCCGGTGCCACCACGGTCTCTGTTGAGGTGTCGTCGGCCATGTCAGTTCACCTCTTCCGTGGTCAGCTGCGATTCGATGATCTCGCGGTAGGTCGAGTTCGACTCGGCGAGTTCCTCATGCGTGCCGCGGCCGACGATCTTCCCGGCTTCGAGGACGATGATCTGATCGGCGTCGCGGATCGTCGACACGCGTTGGGCCACGACGATGACCGTGGCCTCCCCCGTCGATTCGTCGAGGGCTGCCCGCAGCCGTGCGTCGGTGGCGACGTCGAGGGCGGAGAACGAATCGTCGAAGACATAGATCTGCGGCTTCACCGTCAGGGCTCTGGCGATGCACAGCCGCTGACGCTGCCCGCCGGAATAGTTCGTGCCTCCCTGGGCCACGCGTTCCTCGAGGCGGTCCTCCTTCTCGGCAACGAAATCGTCGGCCTGAGCGATGCGCAGGGCCTCCCACAGCTCCTCGTCGCTGGCGTCGTCATTGCCGAATCGCAGGTTCGAGGCGATTGTTCCGGAGAACAGGTACGGCTTCTGCGGTACCAGACCGATCAGCTGAGCCAGCTGGTGCCGGTTGAAGTCGGTGACGGGGGTGCCGTCGATGAGGATCTCGCCTTCCTGCGGGTCGATGAGTCTGGGGATGAGGTTGACGATCGTCGACTTCCCGGCACCGGTCGATCCGATGATCGCGGTGGTCGTACCGGGCTGGGCGGTGAAGTTCAGTCCTTCGAGGACGGCCACCTCGGCGCCGGGGTATCCGAAGGTGACATTGCGGAATTCGAGCTCACCACGGCCGGGCATCTCCGTGACACCCGACGGAATCGCCATCGTGCTGCGGGTGTCGAGGATCTCGGCGATGCGTTCGGCGCAGACGACGGCCCGCGGAATCATCATCATCATGAACACGCCCATCATCACGGCCACGAGGATCTGCAGCAGGTACTGCAGGAACGCGGTCAGCGATCCCACTTCCATCTGTCCGGCGTCGACCCGGTGACCTCCGAACCACAGGACGGCGGCGGTGGCGAGGTGGAGGATCATCATGATGGCGGGGAACATGAGGACGAACAGGTTGCCGACCTTGACCGAGGTTTCGGTCAGGGCACGGTTGGCGTCGGCGTAGCGGTCGGTTTCGAAGGGTTCGCGGACGAAGGCGCGGATGACCCGGATGCCCGTGATCTGTTCGCGCAGGACGCCGTTGATGTCATCGACCTGATCCTGCATGCGGCGGAACAGCGGCATGAGGAGGTAGACGAGGATGGCGACGACGACGAAGAGGACGGGCACGGACACCCACACCAACCAGGACAGCCCCGCGTCTTCACGCAGCGCCATGATGATGCCGCCGATGCACATGATCGGTGTCGAGACCATGAAGTTCAGGGTCATGAGCACCAGCATCTGAACCTGCTGGACGTCATTGGTGTTGCGGGTGATGAGGGTAGCGGATCCGAACTTTCCGACTTCGAGCATCGACAGGTCGTCGACCTGCCGGTAGATGGCGCGGCGGAGGTCCCGGCCGACGCCCATTCCCGTCCGTGCGCCGAAGTAGATTGCGGTGATCGCGGTGATGACCTGGACGAGGCAGACGAGCAGCATCGTCATGCCCGTCGACCAGATGAAGTCCGTGTCGCCCTTGGCAACACCTTCGTCGATGATCCGAGCATTGAGGCTGGGCAGGTACAGCGCAGCAATGGTCGAGGCCAGCTGCAGGATGACGACCAGGATGATGAACGGCCAGTAGTTTCCGGCGTATTTCAGGGACAGGCGGAGTAGTGCCACGTTGAACGTCCTGAGTGATGAGTGACTGATGATTGAGTCGTGAGAGTTGCAAAGCGCAACAGACTAGCTTACATGGATTCTCCTCTCGGAGGTAGGCGTTCAGGCGACGGATCGGGCCGGTCCGTTGAGATCCCTACCTCACCATGAGGCACTGACACGACCATCGCACCGCGTGCCTCCTCGCTTCTCGAGCGCTCCCGCATACGCTTGACAGCATGAGCTCAACTCTGCAGGACCTGGTCAATCGCGCCGTTTTCTACTCAACTGAGGTGCAGACGCATTTCGGTGCGCTCATCGCCGACGCCGAATGGGAAGTCGACTTCAGCGCCGACCCGCACCTGACGTTCACGTCTGCCGACGGTGTCGTCCTGCGCGCCAGGCCGCATCTGGTCGGTTCGGAGTCGGATCGGGAGAAGACGTGGCTGTGGGGGTGGGAGAACGTCAACGACTTCCCCGACGCCGTCGTCGGCCTCTCCCACGAGGTGCGCAAGTTCGGCGCCGCTGAGGAGGTCAGCGAGCTCACGACCGCCGAACTCAACCTCGATGAGGAGCTCGCACTGCGTCTGACTCTGGCCTCGAAGGAGGCCACCGACAAATGGGCCCACTACCCTGCCGCTGCCGGCGCCGGAACCACGGTGTGGCTACTCGTCGATGCCGCCGAGATCGCACTGCCCGCCCCGCAGGTCAAGGTCTCGGTGCGTGCGCTCATGCAGGGGCTGACACAGACGACGGTGACCGATCACCGCGCGGCCATCGCATCGTACGTTGCCAAGCGCGGCATTCCGACGGCAGAGCTCCCCGATGGGGGCCTGCGGATGCTGTTCGCCGATGGATCCGCGGACCTGTCCTTCGACGATCAGCGCCGAATCTCCAACTGCGATCTGAATGCGCCCCTTGAGGGCGAGGCCGCTGAGCAGTTCGCCGCCGCTGCGGATTCCGCTGGCACCCCCGCCGAGGCGGCCGCCGCCTCCCGTACGCCGGGCCCGACTCCCGCTCCCGCCGCGGAAGAGACTGCCGCACCTTCGACGACGGCGCCGGTGGCCCCCACGCCGACTCAGGCAGAAGAGGCCCCCCGTACAGAGTCGGTGCCGGTCGAGGAGCCCGCTGCGGAGTCGTCCGCGGCCGCCGGAGCTCAGGCCGACGAGGTTGCCGAACCCGCGTCAGAAGGCACAGACACGTCGCAGGAGCGGAAGCGGCCGGAAGCCGAGCAGCCGCGAGGAGACAAGCCTGTCGAACCTGCCGAAGCGGAGACACCAGTCGAAGAAGAGTCTGCCGAGGAGACCAAGCCGAAGAAGAAGGGACTGTTCTCGAAGCTGTTCGGGCGCTGATGCTCAGCTGAGTTGCTTGGTCGCTGACAGATGACTTGGGGCCCCGCCGGTCGGCGGGGCCCCAAGCGATTCACCGGTCTTCAGCGATTGACAGGTGCCTCGGGAGCCCAGTGGAAGCCGCGGTCGAAGAGGAACCGTCGCTCCTCGTCGTTGTACAGTATCAACTCCGCGTCGTCAGTGTGCAGCGAGAACTCCTCTCCTCCGGTCTTCGAGTACCGGAGCTCGAGTTTGCCAGAGGAGTCGCGGATGGGCGTCTGAGCGCCTTTCCGCACCGGGTACAGCTCCACTGTGATCGTCTGGTCGTCGACGCTGTAGAGGCCGTCCTGGAAGTCTCCATCGGCTCATCCTGTTGTCCTTGCCGTATCCGATCTGACCGAAGGCGATCTGAGTGATGTCCTCAGTCGTATGATCAGTGCCCTCGATCGGAGCCGGCTTGCCTGACGCAGTGACGGCGTAGACACCCGAGAGCTCCTCCGGACTCCTAGGACGCCCCCAATCGAAACTGGTACCAGCGGCCAGACCGCTGCCGACCAGGATGATGACGGCGAGTATCGGCGAGACCCAGCGAGTGATCCGGACGAAGATCCGATTGCGCCAGATGTGCCCGCTGACCGCGGGTCCGGTGCTGCGACCGAGAGCGAATCTCACCACTCGAGGGACATTGGGGATGAGCAGTACGAGGCCGACAAGCGCCATCGCTCCGGAGAGTTGCTTCACGGCACGTCAAAGGTCAGATTGAGGAGGAATACGACGCTCATATCGACCGTCGCGGTGAGTGCCCCGATTGCTCCGAAGTCGGATTCCCCACCCTATTGCTACCTGACGGGGGTCCAGCAACCCAGTCCAGCAACCCCGCGCCAGGTAGCAGGACACCCCTCAGGTAGCACCAACACACCACCACCGGTGAATAGCAGAAAGGCCCCACCCAACACAGTTGGATGAGGCCTCCCCACTCAAAAAATATTGCGGCGGTCACTTACTCTCCCACAACCACCAAGTTGCAGTACCATCAGCGCGAATGGGCTTAGCTACCGGGATCGGAACGGTTAACCGGGCGTTTCCCCACCACTATCACCACCGCAAAACCAACAAACCACCACACCCAAACCCATGCTCGGGTGGTAGTGGTCCAAGAACCGCACAGCGAACGCGAACACCAAAAACTCATGCAACATGCACACCCTATGGGTGTGAACTCTTCACATCATCCTAGAAAAACAAACAAAACTGTTTTCGCACACACCAACCCCAAAAATTGGATGGTTGATGAGTGATCGGTGTATTAGTACCAGTCAACTCCACACCTTACAGTGCTTCCATACCCGGCCTATCAACCCCATCATCTATAGGACACCTCCCCCAACAAATGTTGGTCGGAAATCTCATCTCGGAGCAGGCTTCCCGCTTAGATGCTTTCAGCGGTTATCCATCCCGAACGTAGCCAACCAGCCATGCTCCTGGCGGAACAACTGGCACACCAGAGGTTCGTCCGTCCCGGTCCTCTCGTACTAAGGACAGACCTCCACAAATTTCCTACGCACGCAGCGGATAGGGACCGAACTGTCTCACGACGTTCTAAACCCAGCTCGCGTACCGCTTTAATGGGCGAACAGCCCAACCCTTGGGACCGACTCCAGCCCCAGGATGCGACGAGCCGACATCGAGGTGCCAAACCATGCCGTCGATATGGACTCTTGGGCAAGATCAGCCTGTTATCCCCGAGGTACCTTTTATCCGTTGAGCGACCACGCTTCCACAAGCCATGGCCGGGTCACTAGTCCCAGCTTTCGCTCCTGCTCGACACGTCCGTCTCACAGTCAAGCTCCCTTGTGCACTTACACTCGACACCTGATTGCCAACCAGGCTGAGGGAACCTTTGGGCGCCTCCGTTACTCTTTAGGAGGCAACCGCCCCAGTTAAACTACCCATCAGGCACTGTCCCTGAACCCGATCAGGGTCCGAAGTTCAGGAATCCACTATGGTCAGAGTGGTATTTCACCGATCGACTCCACCCCAACTAGCGTCAGGGTTTCCCAGTCTTCCACCTATCCTACACAAACCACACCGAATCCCAATACCAAACTATAGTGAAGGTCTCGGGGTCTTTCCGTCCTGCTGCGCGTAACGAGCATCTTTACTCGTAATGCAATTTCGCCGAGTTCGTGGTTGAGACAGCAGAGAAGTCGTTACGCCATTCGTGCAGGTCGGAACTTACCCGACAAGGAATTTCGCTACCTTAGGATGGTTATAGTTACCACCGCCGTTTACTGGGGCTTAAATTCTCCGCTTCACCCCAAAAAGGGGTTAACAGGTCCTCTTAACCTTCCAGCACCGGGCAGGCGTCAGTCCGTATACATCGACTTACATCTTCGCACGGACCTGTGTTTTTAATAAACAGTCGCTTCTCTCTGGCCTCTGCGACCACCACCAGCACATCCCCACGCATAGTGGGTTCACCGGGATGGTCCCCCTTCTCCCGAAGTTACGGGGGCATTTTGCCGAGTTCCTTAACCACGATTCTCTCGATCACCTTAGTATTCTCTACTCGACCACCTGTGTCGGTTATAGGGTACGGGCAACACACACCCTCACGTCGATGCTTTTCTCGGCAGCAGAGGATCACCAGATCACCCCACCAATGTGGGGCGCCCATCAGCTCTCACACACCTGTGGGGACGGATTTACCTACCCCCACGTGCTACAACCTTAGACCGTGACTACCATCGCACGGCCTGGCTACCTTTCTGCGTCACACCTCACGCTTACCGACTCCACACTCAGGTCCCCCCAGCATCCCCAACAACAAGTCCGAAGACTCATAGGAGGAGTTTGGGGGTTAGTTTCGTGTGTTTTGGTACTGTCGGTTGTGTGTCGGTACCAGAATATCAACTGGTTGTCCATCGACTACGCCTGTCGGCCTCGCCTTAGGTCCCGACTTACCCAGGGCGGATTAGCCTAGCCCTGGAACCCTTGGTCATCCGGTGGACGGGTTTCTCACCCGTCTTTCGCTACTCATGCCTGCATTCTCACTCGAATCGCCTCCACCACTCGTTCACACGGCAGCTTCACCAGCAACTCGACGCTCCCCTACCCAACACCACACCATTACGGCGTATGTGGTGCTGCCACAACTTCGGCGGTGTACTTAGCCCCGCTACATTATCGGCGCTCAATCACTTGACCAGTGAGCTATTACGCACTCTTTCAAGGATGGCTGCTTCTAAGCCAACCTCCTGGTTGTCTTCGCAACTGAACATCCTTTCCCACTGAGCACACGCTTAGGGGCCTTAGTTGATGGTCTGGGCTGTTTCCCTCTCGACAATGAAGCTTATCCCCCACTGTCTCACTGCCACGCTGAACCTTGACT
Proteins encoded in this region:
- the purS gene encoding phosphoribosylformylglycinamidine synthase subunit PurS — encoded protein: MARVVVEVMPKPEILDPQGKAISGGLTRLGFTGFGGVRQGKRFELEVEGEATEEVLAQAREAAEKLLSNPVIENVVAVRVAEDAS
- the purQ gene encoding phosphoribosylformylglycinamidine synthase subunit PurQ produces the protein MTAVAADPTAEAAAESAVSVGVVTFPGTLDDRDAARAVRLAGANPVNLWHADSTLSGVDAVILPGGFSYGDYLRCGAIAGFAPIMESVVAAANAGMPVLGICNGFQILCESRLLPGALIRNDHQHFICRDQDLVVENADTAWTSDYEQGQTIRIPLKNGEGGFVATDEVLDELESTGRVVFRYQGFNPNGSLRDIAGITNEAGNVVGLMPHPEHAVEAGFGPESGSGIDGQGVFSSAVRTLVAKG
- a CDS encoding peptidoglycan-binding domain-containing protein produces the protein MVNPGQPTIRRGDTGATVLRAQRALRRTPDLSVDVDGDFGPDTEAGVKRFQEGAGPTVDGIVGDETWEALPNGGPMPLLQTGSKGEVVRDLQEALIAGADSGDWPSPGEADGDFGTGTRESVEGFQNWGGVDSDGIVGDKTWAVPLHATNSTLETAVGLDWAEE
- a CDS encoding LPXTG cell wall anchor domain-containing protein; translated protein: MKRLAMAATFALALSIGGVSPAVAQADDSSPPESTDIRAAGDAGNAGADTPGTENPPTGPGEDAADPGDDGTPTEPGDGEDSADPGGDENAADPDEGSAEPTEESRPIDASFSLDQPTMPVDEAAEAIPYTITGLEAGDTVTADPGENGSVTVDSDGTFNGELRGNTELKVGDVVDVTVTVARDGQESKTFTGSVEITENHDDSDAAVSVDPQSQGIDSYLDNGVDITVSSCEAGEEVTVTIVRKGDDTNIWEETKTAGDDGSVSTSFMPGTGGDGWIGGFVVSAKCGDESAESTYSVTENDDGSDADLSVTPQSQKLADFLENGVNITLVNCHVDSDVKFQVSSAKDPDTVIWDETQEAGEDAAGSARFVPDGDGGQGWVGDFIVLASCGDKSAETTFTVTDDGSVVDPKLSIDPERISGVDFIDRDKGVQMTITDCAADAEVHFEVYSGDKSEKLYEQTATADEDGAAGIQVYGLGDDPAYYVGSYQVFADCMDVSRSGEFVVTGGGSGGGGEGESGEAGGSGGGSSMPRTGAELTGLGAGALLILGGAAAIGLARRKNKD
- a CDS encoding ABC transporter ATP-binding protein, with the translated sequence MADDTSTETVVAPEDEYIPSGEELEMSGGTPPRKAKHFWPSVKRLFGLMASEKKGMIYVVALVVGSVVLTVIAPKVLGKAMDVVYSGIIGAQLPEGANIDDIIAGARAEGRDDFADMLATADVVPGQGIDFTALGQIIIVVLLMYLVASMLMWAQGYILNALVMRVVYRLREDIERKINRLPLRYFDTRQRGDVMSRVTNDVDNIQQALQQAFSQLVQSALTIIGIGVMMFIVSWQLALLALIALPLSAIIAGVIGTRSQKLFKAQWKHTGEVNGHVEESFSGLDIVRAFGRDEVMLEEFDRRNESLYKASAGAQFVSGMIMPSMQFVSYLSYVLIAVAGGLKVATGQMTLGDATAFIQYSREFSQPISEMAGVANMLQSGVASAERTFELLDAEEEDPDEVQRELPPRTPGKVEFSEVSFRYAPEMSLIEKVSFTAEPGHTVAIVGPTGAGKTTLVNLVMRFYEITGGTIFLDGIDTRDLSRADLRSHVGMVLQDAWLFEGTIADNIRYGRLGATDEEVIAAAKATTVDRFVRQLPDGYDTVIDSDGGSVSAGERQLITIARAFLADPSLLILDEATSSVDTRTEVLVQQAMAALRTDRTSFVIAHRLSTIRDAHTILVMEDGAIVEHGNHDELLAAEGAYYRLYMSQFRGEDAEEQFTAEVLAETETGGPADEAATSDGDGADGMNDDGGGAEVRAAEAPPQQA
- a CDS encoding ABC transporter ATP-binding protein, with amino-acid sequence MALLRLSLKYAGNYWPFIILVVILQLASTIAALYLPSLNARIIDEGVAKGDTDFIWSTGMTMLLVCLVQVITAITAIYFGARTGMGVGRDLRRAIYRQVDDLSMLEVGKFGSATLITRNTNDVQQVQMLVLMTLNFMVSTPIMCIGGIIMALREDAGLSWLVWVSVPVLFVVVAILVYLLMPLFRRMQDQVDDINGVLREQITGIRVIRAFVREPFETDRYADANRALTETSVKVGNLFVLMFPAIMMILHLATAAVLWFGGHRVDAGQMEVGSLTAFLQYLLQILVAVMMGVFMMMMIPRAVVCAERIAEILDTRSTMAIPSGVTEMPGRGELEFRNVTFGYPGAEVAVLEGLNFTAQPGTTTAIIGSTGAGKSTIVNLIPRLIDPQEGEILIDGTPVTDFNRHQLAQLIGLVPQKPYLFSGTIASNLRFGNDDASDEELWEALRIAQADDFVAEKEDRLEERVAQGGTNYSGGQRQRLCIARALTVKPQIYVFDDSFSALDVATDARLRAALDESTGEATVIVVAQRVSTIRDADQIIVLEAGKIVGRGTHEELAESNSTYREIIESQLTTEEVN
- a CDS encoding DUF6882 domain-containing protein, whose product is MSSTLQDLVNRAVFYSTEVQTHFGALIADAEWEVDFSADPHLTFTSADGVVLRARPHLVGSESDREKTWLWGWENVNDFPDAVVGLSHEVRKFGAAEEVSELTTAELNLDEELALRLTLASKEATDKWAHYPAAAGAGTTVWLLVDAAEIALPAPQVKVSVRALMQGLTQTTVTDHRAAIASYVAKRGIPTAELPDGGLRMLFADGSADLSFDDQRRISNCDLNAPLEGEAAEQFAAAADSAGTPAEAAAASRTPGPTPAPAAEETAAPSTTAPVAPTPTQAEEAPRTESVPVEEPAAESSAAAGAQADEVAEPASEGTDTSQERKRPEAEQPRGDKPVEPAEAETPVEEESAEETKPKKKGLFSKLFGR